Sequence from the Streptomyces sp. NBC_00440 genome:
GTCGAGATCGTCGGAGCGGAAGCCGATGTTCGGCAGGACGCCCTTGGTGAGCAGTTCCTGCAGGGTGTCACCGTCGGCCTGGGACCGGCCGGCATGCGGCTCCGAGATCACGATCTCCAGGCCGGGCTGGGTGGCGCTGCCGAGGGTGACCCAGCGGAAGCCGCCCGACGCGACATCGTTGCGCACCTCCAGGCCGAGCGCGTCACGGTAGAAGGTGAGGGACTCGTCGACGTCGTTGACGGTGATGTGGCAGTACTGGAGCGCGATGGTCATGAGGTCAAAGCTAGGTCCTGTCCGGCCGATCTTCGTGGGCCCGCGACGCCTGGCACGGCACCTCGCCGCGTTGTCGGAGTCACCCCAGTACGTCCAAGTACGGGGGCGATCCTCCGCCTTGCGAGGCACCGCACCAGACGCCGCGGCCTGATCCACGAAGATCGGCCGGACAGGACCTAGGCGGCCGCCGCTGGGCCCGCTTCTCGAATCCTGACCGGGCGGGTGCGTACTTTCGCCACGCACGGGGGCATCGCCGTGACGGCGCCGTGCTCGCGGGCGCGGTACGCGGTCGGCGACTCCCCCACGAGTTCGCTGAACCGCGAGCTGAACGAGCCGAGCGACGTACAGCCGACCTCCATACACGCGTCGGTCACACTCGTACCGCCGCGCAGCAGCGCCATCGCCCGCTCGATGCGGCGGGTCATGAGGTAGCTGTACGGCGTCTCGCCGTAGGCCGCCCGGAACTGCCGCGAGAAGTGCCCCGGCGACATGAGCGCGTGCCGGGCCATCGCCGGGACGTCGAGCGGACGCGCGTACTCCCGGTCGATCAGATCCCGTGCCCGGCGCAGCTGCGCGAGGTTCTCAAGATCACGCGGTTTCATGGGTTCCAGATTACCGCCCGGCACTGTCAGACCCAGCGGACGGACCGGCGGACGGACCGGCGGACGGCTCAGCGGAGAAGCCACCGCGAACACCCCTGACTTGAAAGAACGTGATGTGGCTCACCGCCTCGGCTGCCGGATTCGGCCCGCGGTGGTACGGGTCAGCCCACGTCGGCGCGGAACCGGCGCCGGTACTCCGTCGGTGTCGTGTCGAGTCGCCGGCGGAATGCCCGTACCAGCGTGTCCGT
This genomic interval carries:
- a CDS encoding VOC family protein, which encodes MTIALQYCHITVNDVDESLTFYRDALGLEVRNDVASGGFRWVTLGSATQPGLEIVISEPHAGRSQADGDTLQELLTKGVLPNIGFRSDDLDATFEKMLESGAEVLQEPIEQPWGPRDCAFRDPSGNMVRISQTPKA
- a CDS encoding helix-turn-helix transcriptional regulator; this translates as MKPRDLENLAQLRRARDLIDREYARPLDVPAMARHALMSPGHFSRQFRAAYGETPYSYLMTRRIERAMALLRGGTSVTDACMEVGCTSLGSFSSRFSELVGESPTAYRAREHGAVTAMPPCVAKVRTRPVRIREAGPAAAA